A genome region from Coffea arabica cultivar ET-39 chromosome 7e, Coffea Arabica ET-39 HiFi, whole genome shotgun sequence includes the following:
- the LOC113702268 gene encoding farnesylcysteine lyase-like: MVSVCVECGCVYNSTSGKTSPRGIGKMTKKPLIALVFTLLLLLSSASPSPLPASVCIIGSGIGGSSVAHFLRHYSNSNPYDAQIGQIRIFERHGVVGGRMATVSVAGETFEAGASILHPKNYHALEFTRLLNLTVRKPSTSMSCFSLGIWDGHKFIFKTFTSDSESVIVQSFVSLANSIKMFLRYGRSLFRMTNFVERMLGKFLKYYKPFDSRPVFESVEEMLKWAGLYDLTTQTLEEELVDAGLSPLLIQELVTVITRINYGQSVRISGLAGAVSLAGSGGGLWSIEGGNWQMAAGLINQSHVVLHPHTEIESLSYVSGLYELNSTEGESYTCEVAVIATPLDELNIHFTPGISIPERQLQHTFTTFVRGCLNPKYFGFDMVSDIPELVGTTETPGVPFSSISVLNKHGEKDMTYKIFSRQLMPEELLNHIFSVRNETIRINWAAYPHYHAPEVFAPLILDSKNLYYVNAFENAASTMETSAVSAENIARLILSRLSSQNCSGTSGLKNFCSEYQMHSDL, encoded by the exons ATGGTCTCTGTGTGTGTTGAGTGTGGGTGTGTGTACAATTCTACTAGTGGAAAGACAAGTCCAAGAGGAATCGGCAAAATGACGAAAAAGCCCCTAATCGCGCTAGTATTCACACTGCTCCTACTACTGTCATCGGCTTCTCCTTCACCGCTACCGGCCAGTGTTTGCATAATCGGCAGCGGCATCGGCGGATCGTCGGTAGCTCACTTCCTCCGGCACTACTCCAATTCGAACCCCTACGATGCTCAGATTGGTCAAATCAGAATCTTCGAGCGACACGGGGTGGTTGGTGGCCGCATGGCCACTGTCTCCGTCGCCGGCGAGACCTTTGAGGCCGGAGCCTCCATTCTCCATCCCAAAAACTACCACGCCTTGGAGTTCACTAGATTGCTTAATCTCACCGTGAGAAAACCATCCACTTCCATGTCTTGTTTCTCTTTGGGAATTTGGGATGGCCATAAATTCATATTCAAGACTTTTACCTCGGATTCCGAAAGTGTGATCGTCCAAAGCTTTGTTTCACTTGCCAATTCGATTAAGATGTTCCTTCGCTATGGCCGCTCTCTCTTTCGCATGACTAATTTCGTCGAG AGGATGCTTGGTAAATTTTTGAAGTATTATAAACCATTTGACAGTCGGCCGGTGTTTGAGAGTGTGGAGGAGATGCTGAAGTGGGCGGGCCTCTATGATTTGACAACTCAGACTCTTGAGGAGGAATTGGTTGATGCTGGGTTGTCTCCTCTACTCATTCAAGAGCTTGTCACG GTGATCACAAGAATCAACTATGGGCAAAGTGTCCGCATCAGTGGACTAGCTGGTGCAGTATCTCTGGCAGGGTCTGGGGGTGGCTTGTGGTCAATTGAAGGAGGGAATTGGCAAATGGCGGCCGGACTGATCAATCAGTCTCATGTTGTTTTGCACCCTCACACAGAAATAGAATCTTTATCTTATGTTTCAGGTCTGTATGAGCTGAATTCCACAGAAGGAGAGAGCTATACATGCGAGGTAGCAGTCATTGCTACACCCTTGGATGAGCTGAATATTCATTTTACACCAGGCATTTCAATTCCTGAGAGACAATTGCAGCACACCTTCACAACATTTGTTAGGGGTTGCTTAAATCCT AAATATTTTGGTTTCGACATGGTATCAGACATCCCGGAATTGGTTGGCACCACAGAGACCCCAGGTGTGCCATTCTCAAGCATCTCTGTTCTGAACAAGCATGGGGAGAAAGATATGACTTACAAGATTTTCTCCCGACAACTTATGCCTGAAGAATTATTGAATCACATATTTAG TGTGAGAAATGAGACCATCAGAATAAACTGGGCTGCATATCCTCATTATCACGCTCCTGAGGTGTTTGCACCATTGATATTGGATTCCAAAAATCTCTACTATGTAAACGCATTCGAGAATGCTGCTAGCACCATGGAAACGAGTGCTGTTTCAGCTGAGAATATAGCTCGTCTTATCCTCTCAAGACTCTCCAGTCAAAACTGTTCAGGTACATCGGGCCTGAAAAACTTTTGCTCTGAATACCAAATGCATTCAGACCTATAA